Proteins from a genomic interval of Phalacrocorax aristotelis chromosome 3, bGulAri2.1, whole genome shotgun sequence:
- the LOC142054305 gene encoding WD repeat and coiled-coil-containing protein, whose amino-acid sequence MELGKAKLLRTGLNALYQAIHPMHGIAWTDGKQVILTSLHLHNGEPKFGDSSVVGQFEHVHGLYWGPCPPDAPALLAVQHKKHITIWQLCFSVTERNKLLVSQICDISEPFPVLPQGCVWHPKKEILAVLTTRDASVLHSVHLNNSRIKADIKGSGLIHCACWTKEGNRLVVGVGSALHSYIWDDAQKTLNPCSFCPIFDVGGYICAVEATLNCQVAVATELPLDKICGLNAGVAFEVPASIETESFPSQSSLCGEEEYSMDGGRKSLDSEKPLSAVTSPVDLTHILSSKQGADSSPLLHLRPKDYLTGSGQDSSHLILVTFERKVTSTKKVSIPGILVPDIMAFDPKTQTVSVASNTCNIILVYSLTSSNLPNIQQIQLEKNEKPKGLCFLTNKLLLILVGRQKFTDPAFLPSSRSDKYMIRLMIKELIFEMGPSMSASVNGSSSLNLSNIPHDLSADVRPLSRGLLIPDRTAVQSPTSRRKLIEEIKSPVYEQSLSLNTSDLKDKKISIHFPPAVESLDAEPVNRTAALSATSLVFSNKPTSPKRQAEAASKIPNSHKNNLLSEKEANYFLKNIEKLSGNFVELQHHLHELTELLKSGKRNLPVYPSSQEPSFINITCQKQLSRSDSDERRAVILCGGKLHLNTVQQIFKLSLVEMQHGSSWIVLTADSEGFVPLTFTSTQEIVIRDASTKGYSARSSKTLDIISSTEGCRPTSSESLDITSSLEVLRDCSSKPSDSSSPSEQPSSKM is encoded by the exons ATGGAGCTAGGAAAGGCGAAGCTTCTGCGAACTGGCCTTAATGCCTTATACCAAGCAATTCACCCCATGCATGGTATTGCCTGGACAGATGGGAAACAGGTGATACTAACTTCTTTACACCTTCATAATGGAGAACCAAAATTTGGTGACTCGAGTGTTGTCGGTCAGTTTGAACACGTCCATGGACTCTACTGGGGCCCGTGTCCCCCCGatgccccagctctgcttgcTGTCCAACACAAAAAGCATATCACTATTTGGCAGCTCTGTTTTAGTGTTACGGAAAGAAATAAGCTCCTAGTTTCTCAGATCTGCGACATCAGCGAGCCGTTTCCGGTGCTCCCTCAAGGCTGTGTGTGGCATCCGAAGAAGGAGATCTTGGCTGTGCTAACTACCCGGGATGCCTCTGTCTTACACTCTGTTCATCTCAACAACTCCAGAATTAAAGCAGATATTAAAGGCAGCGGTCTCATCCACTGTGCTTGTTGGACAAAGGAAGGCAATCGCTTAGTGGTGGGAGTAGGCAGTGCCCTTCATTCTTATATTTGGGATGATGCTCAGAAAACACTGAATCCGTGTTCTTTTTGCCCAATCTTTGATGTGGGAGGCTACATCTGTGCTGTGGAAGCTACTCTGAATTGCCAAGTGGCTGTTGCCACCGAGCTTCCTCTAGACAAGATCTGCGGCTTAAATGCTGGTGTTGCATTTGAAGTTCCAGCGAGCATTGAAACAGAGTCCTTCCCCTCACAGTCCAGCTTATGCGGTGAGGAAGAGTATTCCATGGATGGGGGGAGAAAGTCACTGGACTCTGAGAAGCCCTTGTCTGCTGTTACATCTCCCGTGGATCTAACTCACATACTTTCTAGCAAGCAGGGTGCTGATTCCAGTCCTCTTCTTCATCTGAGGCCCAAGGACTACCTGACGGGAAGCGGCCAAGATTCTTCCCATCTCATCTTGGTGACTTTTGAAAGAAAGGTTACCTCTACCAAAAAAGTTAGCATCCCAGGCATTCTGGTTCCTGATATAATGGCTTTTGACCCCAAAACTCAAACTGTATCGGTTGCCTCCAATACTTGTAACATTATTTTAGTCTATTCACTGACTTCATCCAATTTACCCAATATTCAACAAATTCAGCTCGAGAAAAATGAGAAACCAAAGGGTTTGTGCTTCTTGACCAATAAATTGTTACTGATACTGGTCGGAAGACAAAAATTCACTGACCCtgcatttcttccctcttcaaGATCAGACAAATATATGATCCGATTGATGATTAAGGAACTAATATTTGAAATGGGCCCTTCCATGTCTGCATCAGTTAATGGCAGCTCCAGTTTGAACCTTTCAAACATACCTCATGATCTCTCTGCAGATGTTCGCCCCCTCAGCCGTGGACTCTTGATACCAGATCGTACTGCTGTTCAGTCCCCCACCAGTAGAAGGAAACTCattgaagaaattaaaagtccTGTTTATGAACAAAGCTTGTCATTGAACACGAGTGACCTCAAAGATAAAAAGATCTCCATTCATTTTCCTCCAGCTGTTGAGTCTCTTGATGCTGAACCAGTTAATCGGACTGCGGCACTGTCTGCCACGTCACTGGTGTTTTCTAACAAGCCAACATCTCCgaaaaggcaggcagaggcagcttcCAAGATACCAAATTCTCACAAGAATAACCTGTTAAGTGAAAAGGAGGCGAattactttttgaaaaatatagaaaaactgTCTGGTAACTTCGTAGAATTACAGCATCATCTCCATGAGTTAACTGAGCTGCTAAAATCTGGGAAGAGAAATCTTCCAGTGTATCCATCTTCTCAGGAGCCCTCTTTTATTAACATCACCTGCCAG AAGCAGCTCTCCAGAAGTGATTCAGACGAAAGACGAGCTGTTATTCTTTGTGGTGGTAAACTCCATCTGAATACAGTCCAGCAGATTTTCAAACTCTCTCTTGTAGAAATGCAACACG GTTCATCTTGGATTGTTCTCACAGCGGACAGTGAGGGCTTTGTTCCGTTAACATTTACATCCACGCAGGAGATAGTTATAAGAGACGCCAGTACGAAAGGCTACAGCGCCCGTTCTTCCAAGACTTTGGACATCATCAGTTCTACAGAAGGGTGTAGACCCACTTCTTCGGAAAGTCTGGATATCACGAGCTCTTTGGAAGTCCTCAGAGACTGCTCCTCCAAGCCCTCAGACAGCAGCAGTCCTTCGGAACAGCCCAGcagtaaaatgtga